A portion of the Cryptomeria japonica chromosome 5, Sugi_1.0, whole genome shotgun sequence genome contains these proteins:
- the LOC131875989 gene encoding uncharacterized protein LOC131875989: MDPSKVEAILSWPAPTNATEVKSFHGLCSFYRKFIGNFSGICAPLIDTIKGGRKCLFVWTNEASRSFETLKRKIAEIPTFGLLDFHKVFVVECDSSNRAIGGVLSQEGRPVAFFTENSNEAKQKYSTYDLELYAMVQALRKWRHYLPPKEFIVFTDNHALSFLNRQEKLHHRHVKWMEFLQYYTFTIKHKKGVANKVADALSRRSLTIQEVQLESAGIHTIKDMYATDDDFKEIYKGKGQTSNVGLYTPLPIPSKPWDLVSMDFVLGLPRTKFGYDSVYVVVDRFSKMAHFIPCKTTHDASHVVGLFFKEVVRLHGLPMSIISDRDPRFIGHFWRTLWKKLGTNVALSSAYHPQSDGQTEVINRSLGNLLRCLTQEYDSSWDSILAQAEFSYNDSINRSTGMTPFQVVYGVRPRGIMELRDVSHLEKKSALAEDFAKVMKDVHDQVRNRLHHTTEKYKAPIDKKRRDLQFQVGDLVMVHLKKERFPKEKYTKLMMKKLGPCKILKKCGNNAHQVDLPSSIGLSPIFNVADLYPYKGSIDDVFVAGEQRLQHDESLKEISQPSTLEIESILDKRVTKQTRRKVYYEYLVKWKHQPLEEATWMSKEAIEKAGF, translated from the exons atggatccatccaAAGTTGAAGCCATCCTTAGCTGGCCAGCACCTACCAATGCAACTGAGGTAAAAAGTTTTCATGGCTTGTGTAGTTTCTATAGAAAGTTCATTGGAAACTTTAGTGGAATTTGTGCTCCACTCATagataccataaaaggtggaaggaaatgcTTGTTTGTATGGACCAATGAAGCTAGTAggtcatttgagacattgaagaggAAGATTGCAGAAATTCCCACCTTTGGACTTCTAGATTTTCATAAAGTCTTTGTGGTAGAATGTGATTCTAGCAATAGGGCTATTGGAGGAGTCCTAAGCCAAGAAGGGAGGCCAGTAGCCTTCTTTACTGAAAATTCTAATGAGGCTAAACAAAAGTACTCTACctatgaccttgaactctatgcTATGGTCCAAGCCTTGAGAAAATGGAGGCACTACCTACCCCCTAAGGAATTTATTGTGTTCACAGATAATCATGCTTTGAGTTTTCTAAATAGGCAGGAGAAACTTcatcatagacatgttaaatggatGGAATTCTTACAATATTATACTTTTACCATAAAACATAAGAAAGGTGTTGCTAATAAAGTtgctgatgctttaagtaggaggagttTAACCATCCAAGAAGTTCAATTGGAAAGTGCAGGTATACACACAATAAAGGACATGTATGCTACGGATGATGATTTCAAGGAAATCTATAAG GGCAAGGGCCAAACATCTAATGTAGGATTATATACACCATTACCTATCCCTTCAAAGCCATGGGATTtagtaagtatggactttgtgcttGGTCTTCCAAGAACCAAATTTGGttatgatagtgtgtatgtggttgtGGACAGATTTtccaagatggctcactttattccttgtaaaaccactCATGATGCTTCACATGTTGTAGGTTTATTCTTTAAAGAGGTAGTTAGACTTCATGGATTACCTATGTCAATCATATCAGATAGGGATCCTAGgtttataggtcacttttggaggaccttatggaaaaagcttggcaccaatGTTGCCTTATCTTCAGCATATCACCCTCAATCAGATGGACAAACTGAGGTtatcaataggtcacttggaaacctctTGAGATGCCTAACACAAGAATATGATTCAAGTTGGGATTCTATCTTGGCACAAGCTGAATTTTCTTACAATGATTCCATTAACAGGAGTACAGGTATGACACCTTTTCAAGTTGTTTATGGTGTACGCCCTAGAGGAATAATGGAACTCAGAGATGTTAGTCATTTGGAGAAGAAGAGTGCTTTGGCTGAAGATTTTGCAAAGGTAATGAAGGATGTGCATGATCAAGTAAGGAACCGGCTGCACCATACCACAGAAAAGTATAAGGCACCAatagataagaaaagaagagatttgCAATTCCAAGTGGgtgatttggtgatggtacatctGAAAAAGGAAAGATTTCCCAAGGAGAAgtacaccaagttgatgatgaaaaagCTTGGTCCTTGTAAGATCCTCAAAAAGTGTGGGAATAATGCACATCAAGTTGATCTACCTTCATCTATTGGTTtatcacctatatttaatgttgctGACCTTTATCCTTATAAAGGATCTATAGATGATGTTTTTGTTGCAGGTGAGCAAAGGTTGCAGCATGATGAATCACTCAAGGAGATATCACAGCCATCTACACTTGAGATTGAAAGTATCCTTGACAAGAGGGTGACTAAACAAACAAGAAGGAAGGTGTACTatgaatacttggtcaaatggaaacacCAACCCCTGGAGGAAGCCACATGGAtgagtaaggaggccattgaaaagGCAGGGTTTTAG